The following are from one region of the Lepeophtheirus salmonis chromosome 8, UVic_Lsal_1.4, whole genome shotgun sequence genome:
- the LOC121123321 gene encoding uncharacterized protein C16orf52 homolog A, whose product MDKLTVISCLLFFTADLFAVASLVTPNWIVTHVGGDTRLGLLQSCFTIYNRSQVCDATDFSHPEWTISLLSIFFGCLAITTTIILISVSQWKPALLHYAKWVGFSAVILFCIAAVIFPIGFSKDEIGGAPYQLPNSFQVGISYISFVMSLWITVVSELFASKVCLPHF is encoded by the exons ATGGATAAGTTGACTGTCATATCTTGTTTACTATTTTTCACGGCGGATCTTTTTGCTGTGGCTTCTCTCGTCACACCAAATTGGATTGTCACTCATGTTGGAG ggGATACGAGATTGGGACTCCTACAATCCTGCTTCACGATATATAATCGCTCTCAAGTCTGTGATGCAACGGATTTCAGTCATCCAGAATGGACAATTTCccttttatccatattttttggCTGTTTGGCCATAACTACTACAATTATTCTCATCAGTGTATCCCAATGGAAGCCTGCACTACTTCACTATGCCAAATGGGTCGGATTCTCAGCTGTGATACTCTTTTGTATCGCTGCAGTTATTTTTCCAATTGGTTTCTCCAAGGACGAGATTGGTGGAGCTCCTTATCAATTGCCCAATAGCTTTCAAGTCGGAATctcttatatttcatttgtcATGTCCCTTTGGATCACTGTGGTCTCGGAATTGTTTGCTTCTAAAGTGTGTCTACCCCATTTTTAA